From uncultured Roseateles sp., the proteins below share one genomic window:
- a CDS encoding Hsp20/alpha crystallin family protein yields the protein MYESMLSFPGAVFGDFERLRRELNEALAPTGLPSSIRSVAPGSFPAVNVGNTPASVEIYAFAPGIDAAKIEVSIDRGVLTLAGERLLTGAPDGQKANVYSRERISGAFRRAISLPDDIDVDQVQASYRDGVLRISIARKASAQPRRITVQ from the coding sequence ATGTATGAATCAATGCTCAGCTTCCCTGGCGCGGTGTTCGGCGATTTCGAACGTCTGCGCCGCGAACTCAACGAGGCCTTGGCGCCGACCGGCCTGCCCAGCAGCATCCGCTCGGTCGCGCCGGGCAGCTTTCCGGCGGTGAATGTGGGCAACACGCCCGCCAGTGTCGAAATCTACGCCTTCGCCCCGGGCATCGACGCGGCCAAGATCGAGGTCAGCATCGACCGCGGCGTGCTCACCCTGGCCGGCGAACGCCTGCTGACCGGCGCACCCGATGGGCAGAAGGCCAATGTCTACAGCCGCGAACGCATCAGCGGCGCCTTCCGCCGCGCCATCAGCTTGCCCGACGATATCGACGTGGACCAGGTCCAGGCCAGCTACCGCGACGGCGTGCTGCGCATCAGCATCGCCCGCAAGGCCTCGGCCCAGCCGCGGCGCATCACCGTTCAGTAA
- a CDS encoding Hsp20/alpha crystallin family protein: protein MSNKQELATSAAPDERALVPRVDVFEDDAGITLLADLPGVPRDQLDLKVDGDTLSIEGRLGQFAPEGLEPVYAEVRVGRYRRAFTLSRELDPARIEANLKDGVLNLRIPKQAHAQPRRIEVRVG from the coding sequence ATGAGCAACAAGCAAGAACTCGCCACCAGCGCGGCGCCGGACGAGCGCGCCCTGGTGCCCCGCGTCGATGTGTTCGAGGACGATGCCGGCATCACCCTGCTGGCCGACCTGCCCGGGGTGCCCAGGGATCAGCTGGACCTGAAGGTCGATGGCGACACCCTGTCGATCGAAGGCAGGCTGGGCCAGTTCGCGCCAGAGGGGCTGGAGCCCGTCTATGCCGAGGTCCGTGTGGGACGCTACCGCCGTGCCTTCACCCTCAGCCGCGAACTGGACCCGGCCCGCATCGAGGCCAATCTGAAGGACGGGGTGCTGAATCTGCGCATCCCGAAGCAGGCGCATGCGCAGCCGCGTCGCATCGAGGTTCGGGTCGGCTGA
- a CDS encoding GNAT family N-acetyltransferase, giving the protein MLPRHSPRTTLRQLAASDLGAFHAYRCDAEVGRYQGWTPMTREQAQAFLAEMSEAPFCLDGVWFQLAIAERASGRLIGDIGICVHAGDDAHAEIGFTLAPQAQHQGLATEAVRAAVDMLFEHRAIKRVIAITDARNIASLRLLERIGMSHTQTQDALFRGEPCTELLCELRRPA; this is encoded by the coding sequence GTGCTCCCCCGCCACAGCCCACGCACCACCCTGCGCCAACTGGCCGCCAGTGACCTCGGCGCCTTCCATGCCTACCGCTGTGATGCCGAGGTCGGTCGCTACCAGGGCTGGACACCGATGACCCGCGAGCAGGCGCAGGCCTTTCTGGCCGAGATGAGCGAAGCGCCGTTCTGCCTGGACGGGGTCTGGTTCCAGCTTGCCATCGCCGAGCGCGCCAGCGGGCGGCTGATCGGTGACATCGGCATCTGCGTCCATGCCGGCGACGACGCCCATGCCGAGATCGGCTTCACGCTGGCGCCACAGGCCCAGCACCAGGGCTTGGCCACCGAGGCGGTACGCGCGGCCGTGGACATGCTGTTCGAGCACAGAGCCATCAAGCGCGTCATAGCCATCACCGATGCCCGCAATATCGCCTCTCTGCGTCTGCTCGAGCGCATCGGCATGAGCCACACGCAGACCCAGGACGCCCTGTTTCGCGGTGAGCCCTGTACCGAACTGCTGTGCGAACTGCGGCGTCCGGCCTAG
- a CDS encoding winged helix-turn-helix domain-containing protein translates to MRGADFVLGDWAVQPGANRLECGDQVRQVEPRAMDVLVALCERPGEVLSAEDLLTQCWADAPLGDNPVHKTIAQLRRALGDSATEPRYIETIRKRGYRAVAAVRSLDGGIEQAREGAWAGGSPFRGLLAFDEAHAQVFYGREQATQALLHCAHQQLLSQQGMCLVLGPSGSGKTSLVLAGLVPALTRPTGFDGVRALSSTSLDLGDVGAQSLLTALAAALMDWELGEGKPMFPGTSASSLAAHLQDGMDMVLSELEWALKRESGQDDAPKAIQLLFVDRLEALFVAPEFDEVQRQGFLDTLQALARGGRVLVVAACRNDFYPRLAEYPQLMANKAQGAHFDLAPPTRAEITQMIRLPARAAGLSFGFDTATQTRLDDVLCDDAAHSPDALPLLQYTLEELYRQRGPQGELSFEAYRQLGGQPGGSAGGLEGAIGLRAESLIAALLPIQQEALPHVLSLLVMLSGDESRVTSRRALWAELRGPAERELVQALVDARLLVSDLIDGQAGFRVAHEAILRRWPRVTDWIAAHLQALQLRSRLRSQVQRWLDEARSAEYLLPKGKQLVETRELLQRVEFSFSQAEQDFVQASLRRARLGERLRLSAVIGIAALAVLAGTLAWRAHRAEQIAQQRSAQADDLVGYMLGDFADKLRPIGRLELLDSVGTKAMEHLAAAQAGDGNGDARSILQRAKALTVIGEVRVFKRELDAAIEPLQTARGLLSAAPPEGQLTADWRKAQGTAAFWLGHVHFTKRQFDPARVEFEDYRRYSAAWLEAAPTQLEATAELSYAQNSLGTVMLTTGDLLGATQQFRESIALKQQVLNQRPQDLTLRAGVADSMTWLGTTLLWQGEFRQAQQLFADGLQGVVSARASAPKDLEWVYREALARWWLGNAWHRLRDPAQARSEWSSGLALTRELLQQEPKNRRWRLMQTRLEVAQASATIGSMGSQASRLRELSDEMAALDQGALSGAALQRLPLRVQTQLALASALEAQGQQAQAMQLLNDLLPVVQDAIARQPEDLRLRVERGRLRLALAGARPTNAAAQAQCTQVLTELKELDPLLRVHFDITEVWVQAHSCLGRSGQVLREQEWLSKRLPPGV, encoded by the coding sequence ATGCGCGGCGCTGATTTCGTCCTCGGTGACTGGGCTGTCCAGCCCGGCGCCAACCGGCTGGAGTGTGGCGATCAGGTACGCCAGGTCGAGCCGCGGGCGATGGACGTGCTGGTCGCCTTGTGCGAGCGTCCCGGCGAGGTGCTGAGCGCCGAAGACCTCTTGACCCAATGCTGGGCCGACGCACCGCTGGGTGACAACCCGGTGCACAAGACGATTGCCCAGCTGCGCCGCGCCCTGGGCGACAGCGCCACCGAGCCGCGCTATATCGAGACCATACGCAAGCGCGGCTATCGCGCCGTGGCGGCGGTGCGTTCGCTGGATGGCGGCATCGAGCAGGCGCGCGAGGGCGCCTGGGCGGGCGGCTCGCCGTTTCGCGGCCTGCTGGCCTTCGACGAGGCCCATGCCCAGGTGTTTTACGGCCGCGAGCAGGCCACACAGGCCCTGCTGCATTGCGCCCATCAGCAACTGCTCAGCCAGCAGGGCATGTGCCTGGTGCTGGGGCCCAGCGGCTCGGGCAAGACCTCGCTGGTGCTGGCCGGCCTGGTCCCGGCCCTGACACGGCCCACGGGCTTCGACGGCGTGCGCGCACTCAGCAGCACCAGTCTGGACCTGGGCGACGTCGGTGCGCAATCGTTGCTCACAGCGCTGGCCGCGGCGCTGATGGATTGGGAACTGGGCGAGGGCAAACCGATGTTCCCCGGCACCAGCGCCAGCTCACTGGCCGCTCATTTGCAAGATGGCATGGACATGGTGCTGTCCGAGCTTGAGTGGGCACTGAAGCGTGAAAGCGGTCAGGACGACGCGCCCAAAGCGATCCAGCTGCTGTTTGTGGACCGGCTGGAGGCCCTGTTCGTCGCGCCCGAGTTCGACGAAGTCCAGCGCCAGGGCTTTCTGGACACCCTGCAGGCACTGGCCCGTGGCGGCCGCGTGCTGGTGGTGGCCGCCTGTCGCAATGACTTCTATCCGCGCCTGGCCGAATACCCGCAGCTGATGGCCAACAAGGCCCAGGGCGCACATTTCGACCTGGCCCCGCCGACGCGGGCAGAGATCACGCAGATGATCCGCCTGCCCGCCCGCGCCGCTGGCCTGAGCTTCGGCTTCGACACCGCCACCCAGACGCGGCTGGACGATGTGCTGTGCGACGACGCCGCCCACAGCCCCGACGCGCTGCCGCTGCTGCAGTACACGCTGGAGGAGCTCTACCGCCAGCGCGGCCCGCAGGGCGAGCTGAGCTTCGAGGCCTACCGCCAGCTCGGCGGCCAGCCGGGCGGCTCGGCTGGCGGGCTGGAGGGCGCGATCGGCCTGCGCGCGGAAAGCCTTATCGCTGCGCTGCTGCCCATCCAGCAGGAGGCCCTGCCCCATGTGCTGTCCCTGCTGGTGATGCTGTCCGGCGACGAGTCGCGGGTGACCAGCCGGCGCGCGCTATGGGCCGAGCTGCGCGGACCGGCCGAGCGCGAGCTGGTGCAGGCGCTGGTCGATGCCCGGCTGCTGGTCAGCGATCTGATCGACGGCCAGGCCGGCTTTCGCGTCGCCCACGAAGCCATCCTGCGGCGCTGGCCCCGGGTCACCGACTGGATCGCCGCCCATCTGCAGGCCCTGCAGCTGCGCAGCCGCCTGCGCTCCCAGGTGCAGCGCTGGCTGGACGAAGCGCGCAGCGCCGAATACCTGCTGCCCAAGGGCAAGCAGCTGGTCGAGACGCGAGAGCTGCTGCAGCGCGTCGAGTTCTCGTTCAGCCAGGCCGAGCAGGACTTCGTTCAGGCTTCGCTGCGCCGCGCCCGGCTGGGCGAGCGGCTGCGCCTGTCGGCGGTGATAGGCATCGCCGCGCTGGCCGTGCTGGCGGGGACGCTCGCCTGGCGCGCCCACCGCGCCGAACAGATCGCCCAGCAGCGCAGCGCCCAGGCCGACGACCTTGTCGGCTACATGCTCGGCGACTTCGCCGACAAGCTGCGGCCGATCGGCCGGCTGGAGCTGCTGGACAGCGTCGGCACCAAGGCGATGGAGCATTTGGCAGCGGCACAAGCGGGGGATGGCAACGGCGATGCGCGCAGCATCCTGCAGCGGGCCAAGGCGCTGACGGTGATTGGCGAGGTGCGCGTCTTCAAGCGTGAGCTGGATGCTGCGATCGAGCCTCTGCAAACCGCACGAGGTTTGCTTTCTGCCGCGCCGCCCGAGGGCCAATTGACGGCGGATTGGCGCAAGGCGCAAGGCACGGCTGCATTCTGGCTGGGTCATGTGCATTTCACCAAGCGACAGTTTGATCCGGCACGTGTCGAGTTCGAGGACTACCGCCGCTACAGCGCCGCCTGGTTGGAGGCAGCACCGACACAACTCGAGGCCACAGCGGAGCTGTCCTACGCGCAAAACAGCCTGGGAACCGTGATGCTGACCACCGGTGATCTGCTCGGTGCGACCCAACAATTCCGCGAATCGATCGCCTTGAAGCAGCAGGTGCTGAACCAGCGCCCGCAGGATCTGACGCTCAGGGCTGGGGTGGCCGACAGCATGACCTGGCTGGGCACCACCCTGCTGTGGCAAGGCGAGTTCCGGCAAGCCCAGCAACTCTTCGCCGACGGTCTGCAAGGTGTTGTCAGCGCCCGCGCCTCGGCCCCCAAGGATCTGGAGTGGGTGTACCGCGAAGCACTGGCGCGCTGGTGGCTGGGCAACGCCTGGCACCGGCTGCGCGACCCGGCACAGGCCCGTAGCGAATGGTCAAGCGGTTTGGCGCTGACCCGAGAGTTGCTTCAGCAAGAACCGAAGAACCGCCGCTGGCGGTTGATGCAGACCCGCCTGGAAGTGGCGCAAGCGAGCGCAACAATTGGCAGCATGGGCTCGCAGGCCAGCCGCTTGCGCGAGCTGAGCGATGAAATGGCAGCGCTGGACCAGGGCGCCCTGTCCGGCGCAGCCCTGCAGCGCCTGCCGCTGCGAGTGCAGACCCAGCTGGCGCTGGCCAGCGCCCTGGAGGCGCAGGGGCAGCAAGCCCAGGCCATGCAGTTGCTGAACGACCTGCTGCCGGTGGTGCAAGACGCCATTGCCCGCCAGCCCGAAGATCTGCGATTGCGGGTCGAGCGCGGCCGTTTGCGCTTGGCCCTGGCGGGAGCCCGCCCCACGAACGCCGCCGCGCAAGCACAGTGCACCCAGGTATTGACCGAGTTAAAAGAACTGGACCCCTTATTGCGGGTTCATTTCGATATTACCGAGGTCTGGGTTCAGGCACATTCCTGCTTGGGTCGAAGCGGGCAGGTATTGCGCGAGCAGGAATGGTTATCAAAACGCCTACCGCCCGGCGTTTGA
- a CDS encoding helix-turn-helix transcriptional regulator has translation MTSFDQPQQFDSSPSNPGATASAAKASASKGRVFLVTEVLKDLRTERLQSQEEMAHACSDGKFRVSIATIKRAETGRAVVYRVARELARYFGVPVRHIIKTSDKSGMQ, from the coding sequence ATGACCAGTTTTGATCAACCACAGCAGTTCGATTCCTCACCCTCGAACCCAGGCGCAACCGCCTCGGCAGCAAAAGCCAGCGCCTCCAAGGGCCGCGTCTTCCTCGTCACCGAAGTATTGAAGGATTTGCGCACCGAGCGTCTGCAAAGCCAGGAAGAAATGGCCCATGCCTGCAGCGACGGCAAATTCAGGGTGTCAATTGCCACCATCAAGCGCGCAGAAACCGGCCGCGCCGTCGTGTACCGGGTGGCACGTGAATTGGCTCGTTATTTTGGCGTGCCGGTGCGGCACATCATCAAAACATCCGACAAATCGGGCATGCAGTGA
- a CDS encoding DEAD/DEAH box helicase, whose product MSHPPPPDRPTAQRREQVVAAWVDALRRQADAATLKSLPTLADEDAARVMALLRGEAEGLPAEAPEPEDPEPGTVSGQFRPCLTLQTLSRGDGLLGLKPSGKLGPRGEQVTVAYITWTYRTEAGARWQTEAPNSVLNRRPAPLQALYDTGGPVQLMRRDLAAEADAIDLVWELGFVPVPAGHLQWRRREAGEQLGPVWTLAQEEFFGDFWAEQVPRLQALGWTVVVKPGFAHESVPVQRWKLIVSPDTGELLGKALDEPLAARQRPVDKLKLPEREGSWLLSLGVEIDGQTLDLAPMLADLLKRDTRWLSAAQIAAIDDRAVISLRAPGGRRIEAPAAPLKAIIGAMVDLLTDPLRAQNQEGPLRLGAWEARRLEALRWGLVQAHRVGDQSGWQLEGEAGLASLARRLQALGAPQPVAAPQGLNVQLRPYQLEGLAWLQYLRAQQLGGILADDMGLGKTAQALAHVLVEKQAGRLDLPTLVVLPTSLIFNWQAEARRMAPSLSLLTLQGPARDTLFQQMGDHDLVLTTYPLLWRDIERLAAQRFHLLILDEAQMVKNAGGRSARALRRLQARHCLCLTGTPLENHLGELWAQFDFLMPGFLGDARDFARRWRKPIEENGETLRAQLLAQRVRPFILRRRKQDVASELPPRTEVIKRVQLQGQQRQLYEGVRAAADEQVRRVLARQSFQGAQITILDALLKLRQVCCDPHLVKGTKTPKTMERAKLELLADMLPALVDEGRRVLVFSQFTEMLELIAEQLTELQLPFLSLTGKTRPQQRGAVVRQFQSLEAPIFLVSLKAGGVGLNLTAADTVIHMDPWWNPAVEEQATARAHRIGQDQPVFVYKLVVEGSIEERMLELQARKLALAQGVLGHDAAGAVKFSEADLGALLAPLNAVLDTLDGPVPDPSSNIGRWGRTGSSS is encoded by the coding sequence ATGAGCCACCCACCACCGCCAGACCGTCCAACCGCGCAGCGCCGCGAGCAGGTCGTGGCCGCCTGGGTGGACGCGCTGCGCCGCCAGGCCGATGCGGCGACGCTGAAAAGCCTGCCCACGCTGGCCGACGAGGACGCCGCCCGCGTGATGGCCCTGCTGCGTGGCGAGGCCGAGGGGCTGCCGGCTGAGGCGCCCGAACCGGAGGACCCCGAACCCGGCACCGTCAGCGGCCAGTTCCGCCCCTGCCTGACCCTGCAGACGCTGAGTCGCGGCGACGGCCTGCTGGGCCTCAAACCCAGCGGCAAGCTGGGCCCGCGCGGCGAGCAGGTGACGGTGGCCTACATCACCTGGACCTACCGCACCGAGGCTGGCGCCCGCTGGCAGACCGAGGCCCCGAACTCGGTGCTGAACCGCCGGCCCGCGCCGCTGCAGGCGCTCTACGACACCGGGGGGCCGGTTCAACTGATGCGGCGCGATCTGGCGGCCGAGGCCGATGCGATCGATCTGGTTTGGGAGCTGGGCTTTGTGCCGGTGCCTGCTGGCCATCTGCAATGGCGCAGGCGCGAGGCCGGCGAGCAGCTGGGCCCGGTCTGGACCCTGGCCCAGGAGGAGTTCTTCGGCGACTTCTGGGCCGAGCAGGTGCCGCGGCTGCAGGCCCTGGGCTGGACGGTGGTCGTCAAGCCCGGCTTTGCGCACGAGAGCGTGCCGGTGCAGCGCTGGAAGCTGATCGTCAGCCCGGACACCGGTGAGTTGCTGGGCAAGGCGCTGGACGAACCTCTGGCCGCCCGCCAGCGCCCGGTCGACAAGCTCAAGCTGCCCGAGCGCGAGGGCTCCTGGCTGCTGAGCCTGGGTGTCGAGATCGATGGCCAGACGTTGGACCTGGCCCCGATGCTGGCCGATCTGCTGAAGCGCGACACGCGCTGGCTCAGCGCCGCGCAGATCGCCGCCATCGACGACCGCGCGGTGATCTCGCTGCGTGCGCCCGGGGGCCGCCGCATCGAGGCACCGGCCGCGCCGCTGAAGGCCATCATCGGCGCGATGGTCGATCTGCTGACCGACCCGCTGCGCGCGCAAAACCAGGAGGGCCCGCTGCGTCTGGGTGCCTGGGAGGCGCGCCGGCTGGAGGCCCTGCGCTGGGGCCTGGTGCAGGCCCATCGCGTTGGCGACCAGAGCGGCTGGCAGCTGGAGGGCGAGGCCGGCCTGGCCAGCCTGGCGCGGCGGCTGCAGGCGCTGGGTGCACCTCAGCCGGTGGCGGCGCCCCAGGGGCTGAATGTGCAGCTGCGGCCCTACCAGCTCGAGGGCCTGGCCTGGCTGCAGTATCTGCGGGCCCAGCAGCTGGGTGGCATCCTGGCCGACGATATGGGCCTGGGCAAGACGGCCCAGGCGCTGGCCCATGTGCTGGTCGAGAAGCAGGCCGGGCGGCTGGACCTGCCGACCCTGGTCGTGCTGCCGACCTCGCTGATCTTCAACTGGCAGGCCGAGGCGCGGCGCATGGCGCCATCTTTGAGCCTGCTGACCCTGCAGGGGCCAGCGCGCGACACCCTGTTCCAGCAGATGGGCGATCACGATCTGGTGCTGACCACCTATCCGCTGCTGTGGCGCGATATCGAGCGCTTGGCCGCCCAGCGCTTCCATCTGCTGATACTCGACGAGGCGCAGATGGTGAAGAACGCCGGTGGCCGCAGCGCCCGCGCGCTGCGCCGCCTGCAGGCCCGCCACTGCCTGTGTCTGACCGGCACGCCGCTGGAGAACCATCTCGGCGAGCTGTGGGCCCAGTTCGACTTCCTGATGCCCGGCTTTCTGGGCGACGCGCGGGACTTTGCCCGCCGCTGGCGCAAGCCCATCGAGGAGAACGGCGAAACCCTGCGCGCGCAGCTGCTGGCCCAGCGCGTGCGGCCCTTCATCCTGCGCCGCCGCAAGCAGGACGTGGCGAGCGAACTGCCGCCGCGCACCGAGGTCATCAAGCGCGTGCAGCTGCAGGGCCAGCAGCGCCAGCTCTACGAGGGCGTGCGCGCCGCGGCCGACGAGCAGGTGCGGCGCGTGCTGGCGCGGCAAAGTTTCCAGGGCGCGCAGATCACCATCCTCGATGCGCTGTTGAAGCTGCGCCAGGTCTGCTGCGATCCCCATCTGGTCAAGGGCACGAAAACCCCGAAGACCATGGAACGCGCCAAGCTGGAGCTGCTGGCCGATATGCTGCCGGCCCTGGTCGACGAGGGCCGGCGCGTGCTGGTGTTTTCGCAATTCACCGAGATGCTGGAGCTGATTGCCGAGCAACTCACCGAGTTGCAGCTGCCCTTCCTGAGCCTCACCGGCAAGACCCGGCCCCAGCAGCGCGGCGCCGTGGTGCGGCAGTTCCAGAGCCTGGAGGCGCCGATCTTCCTGGTCAGTCTGAAGGCCGGCGGCGTGGGCCTGAACCTGACCGCCGCCGACACCGTGATCCATATGGACCCGTGGTGGAACCCGGCCGTCGAGGAGCAGGCCACGGCGCGCGCCCACCGCATCGGCCAGGATCAGCCGGTGTTCGTCTACAAGCTGGTCGTCGAGGGCAGCATCGAGGAGCGCATGCTGGAGCTGCAGGCCCGCAAGCTGGCCCTGGCCCAGGGCGTGCTGGGCCATGACGCGGCCGGCGCGGTGAAATTCAGCGAGGCAGATCTGGGCGCGCTGCTGGCGCCTTTGAATGCGGTACTCGATACCCTGGACGGGCCGGTCCCCGACCCGTCATCGAATATTGGCAGATGGGGCCGAACAGGCTCCAGCAGTTGA
- a CDS encoding GyrI-like domain-containing protein, translating to MKPSDSNRAHSLAYAQRMNRVLDHIDRHLDQALDLPSLAEVAHFSAFHFHRLFAAWTGETLGDYLRRRRLEVAAVHLANHSRRPVLDVALAVGFGSGEAFARAFKLRFGCTPSAWREQTPQRWADQLEAVRAQAAQSNLDQADRKPGQATGGPLTHPEYSSNPELAMEVKLNTLPGTRVAYLRHTGPYGPSVGRFWAETFFPWRAAQGLGHAPCYGIGHDDPSVGDPAKFRYDACVEVPADFVAKSPAGIADLPGGRYAVAAFYGTGADIGLAWTEFLRDWLPASGLEPDGRPCFEYYPADGRYDPATGAFECQLCLPVRAR from the coding sequence ATGAAGCCCAGTGACTCGAACCGTGCCCACTCGCTGGCCTATGCCCAGCGCATGAACAGGGTGCTGGACCACATCGACCGCCACCTGGACCAGGCGCTGGACCTGCCCAGTCTGGCCGAGGTCGCGCATTTTTCGGCCTTCCACTTCCATCGCCTGTTCGCCGCCTGGACCGGCGAGACGCTGGGCGACTATCTGCGCCGCCGCCGGCTCGAGGTGGCGGCCGTGCACCTGGCCAATCATTCGCGTCGGCCGGTGCTGGACGTGGCGCTGGCGGTCGGCTTCGGCTCCGGCGAGGCCTTTGCCCGCGCCTTCAAGCTGCGCTTCGGCTGCACGCCCAGCGCCTGGCGTGAGCAGACGCCGCAGCGCTGGGCCGATCAGCTGGAGGCCGTGCGCGCCCAGGCGGCACAGAGCAATCTGGATCAGGCCGACCGCAAGCCCGGTCAGGCGACGGGCGGGCCTTTGACCCATCCTGAGTACTCCTCAAACCCGGAGCTTGCTATGGAAGTGAAACTCAACACCCTGCCCGGCACACGCGTCGCCTATCTGCGCCACACCGGTCCCTATGGCCCCAGCGTCGGCCGCTTCTGGGCCGAGACCTTCTTCCCCTGGCGCGCCGCCCAGGGCCTGGGGCATGCTCCCTGCTACGGCATAGGCCATGACGACCCCAGCGTCGGCGACCCGGCCAAATTCCGCTACGACGCCTGCGTCGAGGTGCCGGCCGACTTCGTCGCCAAGAGCCCGGCCGGCATCGCCGATCTGCCTGGTGGCCGCTATGCGGTAGCCGCCTTCTACGGCACCGGCGCCGACATCGGGCTGGCCTGGACCGAGTTCCTGCGCGACTGGCTGCCCGCCAGCGGCCTGGAGCCCGACGGCAGGCCCTGCTTCGAGTACTACCCGGCCGATGGCCGCTACGACCCGGCCACCGGCGCCTTCGAGTGCCAGCTGTGCCTGCCGGTGCGGGCACGCTGA
- a CDS encoding dihydrolipoyl dehydrogenase, giving the protein MNSLQRDVVIIGTGTAGMTAYRSALAHTSSVLAIEGGPYGTTCARVGCMPSKLLIAAAEAAHSAGEAHRFGVHVAPPRIDGAQVMQRVRDERDRFVGFVTEAVDKWPAEHRLQGHARFVAPGVLQLDDHTRVEAGRIVIATGSTPDVNPAWRQTLGERLIINDDVFDWQTLPASVAVMGTGVIGLELAQALHRLGVRVRLYGRSGRVGPLTDPLLQALSAKIFAAELPMTLGAELAVARDGDQVLVTTPAGTERFDYLLAATGRRPNVKTLGLEHAGLPLGANGVPIADRNTGQIGNSAVFLAGDAGDEHMLLHEAADEGRIAGDNAGRYPDVRVRPRRAPLAVVFSDPQIMLAGASYTQLLHQGLAFQTGQVSFEDQGRSRVMLKNQGALRLYAECGSGRFLGAEMIGPAAEHLGHLLAWSAQRGDTVQQMLDSPFYHPVVEEGLRSALRELQRALHMGPPPVERCLDCGPGA; this is encoded by the coding sequence ATGAACAGCTTGCAGCGTGACGTCGTCATCATCGGCACCGGCACCGCCGGCATGACGGCCTACCGGTCGGCGCTGGCGCACACCTCCAGCGTGCTGGCGATCGAGGGCGGGCCCTATGGCACGACCTGCGCCCGTGTCGGCTGCATGCCCAGCAAGCTGCTAATCGCCGCGGCCGAGGCGGCGCACAGCGCCGGCGAGGCCCACCGCTTCGGCGTGCATGTGGCGCCGCCGCGCATCGACGGCGCCCAGGTGATGCAGCGGGTGCGCGACGAGCGCGACCGTTTTGTCGGCTTCGTCACCGAGGCGGTCGACAAATGGCCGGCCGAACACCGGCTGCAAGGCCATGCCCGCTTTGTCGCGCCGGGCGTGTTGCAGCTCGACGATCACACCCGCGTCGAGGCCGGCCGCATCGTCATCGCCACCGGCTCGACGCCCGACGTCAACCCGGCCTGGCGCCAGACCCTGGGCGAGCGGCTGATCATCAACGACGATGTGTTCGACTGGCAGACCCTGCCGGCCTCGGTAGCCGTGATGGGCACCGGCGTGATCGGCCTGGAGCTGGCCCAGGCGCTGCACCGGCTGGGCGTACGCGTGCGGCTGTACGGGCGCTCGGGCCGCGTCGGGCCGCTGACCGATCCGCTGCTGCAGGCCTTGAGCGCCAAGATCTTCGCTGCCGAGCTGCCGATGACGCTGGGGGCCGAACTGGCCGTGGCCCGCGACGGCGACCAGGTGCTGGTGACGACCCCGGCCGGCACCGAGCGCTTCGACTACCTGCTGGCAGCCACCGGCCGCAGGCCCAATGTCAAGACGCTGGGGCTGGAACATGCCGGCCTGCCACTGGGCGCCAACGGCGTGCCCATCGCCGACCGCAACACCGGCCAGATCGGCAACAGCGCCGTGTTCCTGGCCGGCGATGCCGGCGACGAACACATGCTGCTGCACGAGGCTGCCGACGAGGGCCGCATCGCCGGAGACAACGCCGGCCGCTATCCCGATGTGCGCGTGCGCCCGCGCCGCGCGCCGCTGGCCGTGGTGTTCAGCGATCCGCAAATCATGCTGGCCGGGGCCAGCTACACCCAGCTGCTGCACCAGGGCCTGGCCTTCCAGACCGGCCAGGTTTCGTTCGAGGACCAGGGCCGCAGCCGCGTGATGCTGAAGAACCAGGGTGCGCTGCGCCTCTATGCCGAGTGCGGCAGCGGCCGCTTCCTGGGCGCCGAGATGATTGGCCCCGCGGCCGAGCATCTGGGCCATCTGCTGGCCTGGTCGGCCCAGCGCGGTGACACCGTGCAGCAGATGCTGGACAGCCCCTTCTACCATCCGGTGGTAGAGGAAGGCCTGCGCAGCGCCCTGCGTGAACTGCAGCGCGCGCTGCATATGGGGCCGCCGCCGGTGGAGCGTTGCCTGGACTGCGGCCCGGGCGCCTGA